Below is a genomic region from Azoarcus sp. KH32C.
CTGATGCGCGGCTGGCCGTCGATGCTGCGCGGCTACCTCAACAACGAGGAGCGCTACCGCAAGTGCTTCGCCGGCGTGTGGTACCTGACGGGCGACCTCGCGCGGCGCGACGCTGACGGCTACTACTGGTTCGTCGGCCGCAGCGACGACGTGATCAAGTCGGCCGGCCACCTGATCGGGCCGTTCGAGGTCGAGAGCGCGCTGATGGAGCACCCGGCGGTCGCCGAGGCCGGCGTCATCGGCAAGCCGGACGAGATCGTCGGCGAGGTCGTGAAGGCCTTCGTGTCGCTGAAGAAGGGCTTCGAGCCGAGCGAGGCGCTGCGCATGGAGCTGCTCGGCCATGCGCGCAAGAAACTCGGCGCGGCGGTCGCGCCGAAGGAGATCGATTTCGTCACGACGCTGCCCCGCACGCGCAGCGGCAAGATCATGCGGCGGCTCCTGAAGGCGCGCGAGCTGGGACTGCCCGAAGGCGACACCTCGACGCTGGAGGCCGGGGGATGAACGCGACGAAACGCAAGGCCAGGGCGGCCGCGCCGGAGCTGCAGCCACCCTTCGCGTTGCGGCTGCTTGCCGACATGCTGCGCATCCGCCGCATGGAGGAGAAGTGCGCCGAGCTCTATGGCGCGGGCAAGATCCGCGGCTTCCTGCACCTCTACATCGGCGAGGAGGCCTGCGCGACCGGCGCGATGCACGCGCTGGAGGCGGACGACAACGTCGTCGCGACCTACCGCGAGCACGGCCACGCGCTGCTGCGCGGCGTGCCGATGGACGCGATCATGGCCGAGATGTTCGGCAAGGCCGCGGGCTGCTCGCATGGGCGCGGCGGCTCGATGCATCTGTTCGACGCGGCGCGGCGATTCTACGGCGGCAATGCCATCGTCGGCGGCGGGCTGCCGCTCGCGGTCGGACTCGCGCTCGCGGACAAGATGCAGGGGGTGCGCCGCGTGTCGGCGTGCGTTTTCGGCGAGGGGGCGATGGCGGAGGGCGTCTTCCATGAAGGCATGAACCTCGCCGCGCTG
It encodes:
- the pdhA gene encoding pyruvate dehydrogenase (acetyl-transferring) E1 component subunit alpha: MNATKRKARAAAPELQPPFALRLLADMLRIRRMEEKCAELYGAGKIRGFLHLYIGEEACATGAMHALEADDNVVATYREHGHALLRGVPMDAIMAEMFGKAAGCSHGRGGSMHLFDAARRFYGGNAIVGGGLPLAVGLALADKMQGVRRVSACVFGEGAMAEGVFHEGMNLAALWQLPVLFLCENNLYAMGTALARSESQTDLCVKAASYKVPTLKVDGMDVLAVFEATRRAAAQVREGGGPCFVEFQTYRFRAHSMFDPELYRDKAEVEEWKKRGPIHNFSAQLKAAGELTEEGFLALDAAAGKEVAAAVAYAEAAPWEPAEDLLKDVTTPGGAA